The genome window GAAGAGCTCCAGCGGACGTGAATACCAAGATCCGACCCTGGTTCGGGTCCCAGACATGAACCAGCCCATCAGCGCACCGCATGGGAGGGCGCATTGTGCGAAACTCACCCGGCCCCTGCCCGCGGCCGCCGACGCTTACGAGATGCTCTCCGCGTTCATCGAAGAAACGGAGCTCGTGGTTCAGCGCGTCCGCGACGACGATACGCCCATCGCTCGTCTGCGTGACGCCGATCACACGACCGAAGCCGTCAGGTCCCGCACCCGAGGTGCTACCGATTCGGAGGAGCGGCGCGTCCGAAAGTACCCAGGTCGCAACATCCTGAGTCTGCGCTGCCAGAAGCCCCGGCATCGCAACCGTCGCAATCGTCAGGACGACGATCCTCCACCTCGATTTCGCTTCGCTCGTTCCTCGAGCGTTGCCTCTAGCCACCCGCAATGCCGGTGCGCACCTCGGAGCCGCGACTACGTTCACGTGCCGTCGCACCATTCAGTGCCAGACGTGCATGCACCTCGGATCCTCTCACCGTTCGTCCAGCAATCCACGTCGGGATCTTGCTTGTCGCAAGATCCACCCGCCGACAGACAGATTTCTGATGTTGAGGATGGAGTGGCTATGGAAGGGGGCGACGAAGCGGTAAGGAGAAGCGGGATGACCAGCATGCAGGCCCGCGGCCACGTGATTACGCGGGATATCGGGGCACCCTGTTCCATTCCGCTCATCATGCGAGCTCACTGCTCCGCCGAATGCGCATCCAGCTTCACCCCACGCCGAACAGCGCCTCACGTTCACCGAACCGCTGTTTCAGTGCCGCCCGCTGTCTTGCATGCTCCTCGCGCTCCAGCTCGGGATCGCGCTCCACGAGCGCGCGTGCGTCCTCCCGCGCGGCGAGGAGCAGGTCCTCGTCACGCTCGGGGTCGAAGAAGCGGAATGCCGGCAGGCCGTGCTGGCGAGCGCCGAACACGTCACCCATTCCGCGGAGCTGGAGATCCGCGCGCGCGACCTCGAAGCCATCGTCGGTCCGGGCCAGGATCTGGAGCCGCTCCACTGCCTCGGGTCCGCCGTCCGAGATGAGGATGCAGAATGAGTCGGCCGCGCCACGCCCCACGCGCCCCCGCAGCTGGTGCAGCTGCGACAACCCGAAGCGCTCCGCGTGCTCGACGATCATGACGCTCGCGTTGGGCACGTCGATGCCGACCTCGATCACCGTCGTGGCCACGAGGATGTCCAGCTCGCCCGCGGCGAACGCGCGCATCGTCGCATCCTTGGCGTCACCCGCGAGCTGGCCGTGCAGCAGCCCGACGCGCAGGTCGCTGAACTCCTCCGTGGCCAGCCGCTCGTGCTCCGCGGTCGCGGCCTTGAGCTCGACCTTGTCGCTCTCCTCGACCAGCGGATACACGATGTACGCCTGCCGGCCCTCGGCGACCTGCTCGCGCACGAACTCGTAGACGCGACTGCGCGCACTCCCCTGGCGTACCGCCGTTCGCACAGGCTTGCGGTTGGGCGGCAGCTCGTCGATGACCGTGAGCTCCAGGTCGCCGTACAGCGTGAGCGCGAGCGAGCGCGGAATCGGTGTGGCCGACATCACCAGCGTATCAGGCGGCGCACCGTCTGACGGCGGCTGCGTGTCCTCGATTTCGAGCGTGGGCTCGCCAGCCGCATCGGCTTCCGACGCGCCGTTCACACCAGCGCTGCCCAACGCCTGGCGCTGCCTCACGCCGAAGCGGTGCTGCTCATCGACGATTGCGAGACCGAGCCTGTGGAAGCGTACCCCCTCCTGGATGAGCGCGTGCGTTCCGATCACGATGTGCGCAGCGCCGCTGCGAATCTGCTGGAGCGCATCGCGTCGTTCACGCGCCGCCAGTCGCCCCGTCAACAGCACGCAGGCGACGTCGATGCCTTCCAGCAGCGCGCTGATCGTGCGCGCGTGCTGCTCCGCCAGGATTTCCGTCGGCGCCATGAGCGCGGACTGCATCCCGTTCTCTGCAGCCAGCAGCATCGCGAAGAGCGCGACGATGGTCTTGCCGGAGCCGACGTCGCCCTGCAGCAGCCGGTTCATGCGATACGGCGCGGTCATGTCGCCGAAGATCTCCGAGATCGCACGCGTCTGCGCCGCGGTCAGCTCGAAGGGCAGCTTCCGGTAGAGCGTTGCAATCAGGCGATCGTTCCGCACGAAGGTGATGCCGCTGCGTCGCGTGCGCTCCCGCCGCTGTGCGCGCGCATGCAGCAGTTGCAGGAAATACAGCTCCTCGTACGCGAGCCTGCGACGTCCCTGCTCCGCTTCCCTCAGTGAAGCCGGCCGGTGCAGCTGCTGCACGGCCTGCATCAGCGTGGGCAGACCGTGTCGCTGCGCGAGCGCCTGCGGCAGCGGATCCTCGGGCTGGAGCAGCGGGAGCAGTCTGTCCAGGTTCTGATCGAGAATCGAGCGCAGCACCTTCTGCGACAGCCCCTCGGTCGTCGCGTAGATCGGCAGCACCTTGCCGGCCGTGCTGCCGCCCTCGTCCTCCACCGAGCCCAGCACGATGTACTC of Longimicrobiales bacterium contains these proteins:
- the recG gene encoding ATP-dependent DNA helicase RecG, whose translation is MPNGSHRPSSASDVRPGRGGIAPLDQAAQFLKGVGPKRAEQLARLDVRTARDLLFHVPRRYEDASTVTRIGKVEIGQDATVIGEVVTKGVLPTRSGLRIFQAVLRDGSGQIEASWPGQPFLDRTIRKGDLLLVTGPVRFFHGRQIAPREYIVLGSVEDEGGSTAGKVLPIYATTEGLSQKVLRSILDQNLDRLLPLLQPEDPLPQALAQRHGLPTLMQAVQQLHRPASLREAEQGRRRLAYEELYFLQLLHARAQRRERTRRSGITFVRNDRLIATLYRKLPFELTAAQTRAISEIFGDMTAPYRMNRLLQGDVGSGKTIVALFAMLLAAENGMQSALMAPTEILAEQHARTISALLEGIDVACVLLTGRLAARERRDALQQIRSGAAHIVIGTHALIQEGVRFHRLGLAIVDEQHRFGVRQRQALGSAGVNGASEADAAGEPTLEIEDTQPPSDGAPPDTLVMSATPIPRSLALTLYGDLELTVIDELPPNRKPVRTAVRQGSARSRVYEFVREQVAEGRQAYIVYPLVEESDKVELKAATAEHERLATEEFSDLRVGLLHGQLAGDAKDATMRAFAAGELDILVATTVIEVGIDVPNASVMIVEHAERFGLSQLHQLRGRVGRGAADSFCILISDGGPEAVERLQILARTDDGFEVARADLQLRGMGDVFGARQHGLPAFRFFDPERDEDLLLAAREDARALVERDPELEREEHARQRAALKQRFGEREALFGVG